The sequence ttattttaaaaagtgaatacatgtaatataatttgtaatccttaaagcgatatatatatatatatatatatatatatatatatatatatatatatatactagctctgataacaatgatgataatacttattaacatttgtttttcaaGGGAGCATGCCCAACTAGGTTTATTGAAAACATGAAGCAGTTCCTAACTTATGAATAGGTTACATTTCAAACGTTCATTTGTGAGTGAGTTGTTTAAATTCAGAATGCCTGTTCCCATAGAAACAATGATGTAAACTGTGGTAAGCTTCTAGACTGGTTTAAGAGTCTATTTTACTAATGACATACCTGAGGTCTATAATAGTAGCTCTGGACAGCAAATCCTTCGCAATCCCAAAAATCCTGGCAAAGGCCAGAAGTCAACTAAGGAAATAAAGGTAGACTCTAGAGGCTTTCTAGAAGCTGAGAAATTTCTGTTACAGCATAGAAAGTAAGATTAGACAGCaagaaaatagggaagaaaatgtACAGGGGGAACCATAGCTACCACAGCACTTGTGGTAGAGGGAACCATCAGGAAATGGCTCAGATGAAACAGCGTATTGTTTTTGCATCTCAATGACctgtcaaattttaaaaatgctaacgCAAGAATTTTAAACCACAAGAGTTCTAGGGCACAAAGGAGAACATGGGCAGAAAAAGGTGTCAGTGGTGGAAGGGAGCTCTAGTGCCACGGATATTAGGTTCCAAGGGCTGTTCATTAATGTAGATGACCTGTAAGTTGAATGTATGTTCAGGTGAAGGGTTGCTTGTATTTTAAGAACTAAAAAACAACCCTTCAAGAAATGTTTGCTACTTGTTGGGTATGTATTAGAGCAAAACTAAAACTGTTTTGCAAATAATACTAATCTATATTTATTAtacttctttattatatatacttcCTAGGAGTGACATTCATTTTGATCCTAACATACAGAAAAATCTCAGGCAGTGGGAACTCTTGGCTTAGATAGCTGAGAATTTAGACCTTTAAGCATCAAAACTTGTTTATTTTCACCCATTTTTTGAATTAAACATTATTATATGCTTTCCAACTTATAAAATAGAGGATATCAAACATAATTTTAATGACAGTCACCATTATGAACATAAATTATTATAATGTATTATTAGATTGATGCTATGAATAAAGGCCCTATTTCTCCTCTACAAAAAGGTCCCCAGACTTTATTGTTAGAGCTGCTTACTTTTCatagtttttctgtttgttttcttgaCATCAAGCTCCTAATAGAGCTCACTTTATTGCTATAGTGTTTAACTATAGcaactcttctcttcccttctaatttgcTGATTCTAATCCATTCTGGGCTTAGAAATAAGATAACAATGTTTTTTAGGACTGTATGTAAAGGTCTAAGGAATTTTCTTACATGTGCAATACATCATTTTAATGTATGAACTTtatgatttattcatttatcctTTCCTCCCCACCTTCCTCCTTTTCTGCTGTATTCTGTTTAggtaaaatataatgaaatttgaTATAtactattaaaacttttttatatctaatttcattgagagttttaaaattaaaatattattagtaaCTGATATTTTAGTACCAATACAACAGAAAGGCAAAGGCACATAccataaaatatgaattagaatCTTGTCTAGAAGAATGCTATGTTATGCTATCATGATAAAGATGAGTTATTCTTCTTAACCAAGTAAAGTTATAGAAACTTAAGCATTTCATCCTATTGTAGACCTGAAAAACAATTTGTTGCCCAACATGTATGTAAAGTTACTGAGACAGTGGCCTTTCTGCAGTCCACTTCAGTTGCTTAAAAGAGTATGTTAAGAGAGGGTTACTTCTTTTCCTGCCTCCTAGGTAGCAACTCTCGAAATAAACTGCCCGCtgagatgaaataatttaatattgttgtttctttctatctCACCTACTTTCTTATAGTCTAGGTATCCATCTCTGATGTTTATCTAAGGaacttatttcaatttttaatatgAAGGTtataacaggatgatttcagaaaggtctggagagacttaacatgaactgatgccgagtgaaatgagcaggacaaggagattattatatacttcaacaacaatactatatgataatcaattctgatgggtgtggccctcttcaacaatgagatgaaccaaatcagttccaattgagcagtaatgaattgaaccagctacacccagtgaaagaactctgggaaatgagtgtgaaccactacataggattcccaatccctctttttttgtccgcctgcatttttgatttccttcacaggttaattgtacactatttcaaagtccaattctttttgcacagcaatatataactgtatggacatgtatacatatattatatttaacatatactttaatatagttAAATGTCGTATTGGTCAACggaccatctgggggaggaggggagaaggaggggaaaaatcggaacaaaagattttgcaattgttaatgctgaaaaattacccatgcatatatcttgtaaataaaaagctataataattaaaaaaaaaatggactggctctgcaaattttaaaatcaattttttgtactgacaaacaatatataaaaggaatCTTACAGCTCTTTCCTTAAATCTCCTTGGCTTTAGTTATCAATATCCTaaataactgagttcaaatttttttttaagaacttacATGAGATTACACTGTAATTTAAAATTGAACATAAGAAAATGATGTAGTTTGCCATATAATAGCTAGATTTAAACATTTAGATTTAAACAAAagttcccctttcctttcctatatGTTCTTATACAGACAGATATAAGATTCTAAATTTAATTGTTAAGCATAACCCTTAATGGAAATCTGTAGCTTTGTTAGgacaaaataatttatccaaaatAGTACAAAGTTAATTAAACTTTCTAAACAGTGTCAGCAAAAGCACTACTATAAAAAGGACAGTTTTCCATACCTAACAGATCAGAAGTTGGGGGGGAAATTCCTTATTGAGTTGAATCTGTTGTCCTACTactatttcttgttatttttttgcaCTGTATTGATGCCTGTTTTTCCCATTATCTTTCATGACTTATTAACTATGGATGTTAATTATAAAGTATCTACTGAACAATCTTAGCCAGTTTTAtggtacacacatacacaaaactggtttgattttcaaagtttgcaaattatatacatattttgaaaGAAGTCTCACTTTCTCTCAATTTTAGCTTTAAAAGTATCTAAACACAAAGAGAGGTGCcctaaaggagaaaaagattttcAGCATCTTGCCTATATTCTTATCTATCAGAAATTCTCTTACTACTTTGTTTCTGGTTTTTCATTACCTGTAAAGACCAAAGAAACGAAGTTTcctcatgagaaaaaaataggtaTTGTGAGGGGGATACCAGGTCAAAGTCTCCTTCCTTTTGGCCAAAGGCTGTTCACTAAACATCTTCACCACTTTAATGGACTTGGAATCGGTGGGGCTGGCAACTTCTCCAAATATTCGAGCACTCAGGCGAGCCATTCGCACAGCATATTCTGAAAGGGATGACATCTTAAAAGAAGGCCAGTAAAGACAGCTCCTacacaaacagaaaagaaagataaacatgTTAGTATGAAATATTCTAGGACTACCCAATAAAcatctagggaaaaaaagatgaaaaagatgagTCATGATGAATCATGCAAATCGGCAGAGGAATTGTGCTGGGAATTGAGAAACATTTGTGATCCAATATAACTGATTTCTTTGCacaatactttatatttatggCTTATGTTCTTTTGTATGTGGGGCTGATCTAattaaaatgttatctattaCTGCTTTGCtatactttttttgggggggcaattAACTAGATTGTGCGTAAATAAGCATTTAGTGCATccaagttatctttttttttttttaaagtaagcttGCTTggtagggaaaatggaaaaacagattACCAGTCACAATTAACACTAATGTATCTTCAGAAAACACCAACGTATGCAATCTGCAAAATAAATATGCTGACTGACATCTAAAGGTTCAATCTttgcagaaaaataattatactgtTGTCTTCATTATCAGTCCTTTGAACACTGTTCTTCTCAGAGGATTACAAAAAGCTCTGAGAAAGTGCTAATGAATTATGAGGTCATTTAGCCTCTAGGTTACAAGACTGAATTTGACCTGAGTCATTAGGGGTTGAAATTAATTTGAGGAAGGGGTGGTGGATGGATTAGGGTGGTAGTGGTCCTACAGTTTTTTCATTAACTTGCTCTaaaaaagccatttttaaaaaacccttcaaacacaagatttttatttcctaaatGGTGACTATTCATTCTCTGAATTTTGAtgtgattatttccattttgtatattttgcttttttcctacTAAAATAGGGTATCTAGGTGACATAATATAATGCTgtgcctggaatcagaaagactcaagttgagttcaaatttagcctcaccCATTTACAAGCTGTGAgattgtggacaagtcactttaccctttGTTCCTCatcgtaaaatgagctggacaaggaaatgggaaaccactctaatagctttgccaagaaaaccccaaattgggtcatgaaaagttgcCAACAATTGAACAACCATAATCCTAAAACAGTAACActttacatgtatatttatgtctCTAAAGACCTCATCATTTCTGAAAGAGAATGATTCTTATAACATTTTGATCAAGTAGATAAAAAAACCCCTAGAAATTAAATAATGGTTACATAAAGGCTAGCAGCAGTGTAGACAACATATCCCAAGTTATCTACCATTATAACTGAAATAGCATATCAGATCAAAAGCTGGCAAAAGAAGACAGGTATTCTTGGCATAAGTAAAGCTATATGATGTGAAATTTTAGTAGAGAATTTAGTAAGAGAATTATTTACAATACATTAATTTATCTGTCACAGTGCTAATATTCTAGAATACTTTAAGCCAGTGTTTTATTCATGGGCTTGGAGATGGTCTGTCCAAGTAAGGATGGATTGTCCTCAGAACAGGAAAAATACAACTTACCCTTGAAAATCAAAGGTggaaaaaaagttactataagaaaaaaaaattctcttcaggCTATTATGTGTACATTGTAGTGCTAGAAAAAACATCACAATCACTTCGGAATGATAGAAAGCATAATTTAAACTAGGGAACCTTTTACAACCCCATCTGAGGGTCAGTAACAGTCTAAGTActctgaataaaataaaagttctgtACATGTCTCAAGGCTGAATAAATTCACTGCCTCTGACTCCTCATTCTTTACACTTTCAGATTTGAGGCTTCTCTGAAACTATCCTAACTGAACAGAGCCATCTCATGGTCAGCATaggaaatctgttctcttttctttctagttcAGAAGGATCATAAATAGctatttctatgtttttctttttcactacTCACAGCTAATTTAATTTTACCTACCTTATATAAAGCTTTCTTTTATGTACACACAaactattccattttttcccattctctgCTCTTACAACTCTAGTCCTTCCCAAGGGAAATCTTTCTCTATATGAGTCCAAGAGCAAccaattatgtataaaaatactagTGATACCGTctttagcaaagaaaaataataattttaatgacaATAAAGAGCCAGTGTCACCAGCTTTTAAAGTGCCTAGAAATTTCCTAAAGAATCTCCTCACATTTCCTTCTACCTTTCCTATAGTCCCCTCATATATTTTAGAGGCAGAAAAGACAACAGAAACTATGTCgtccaatcccttcattctttacagatgagaaagctgagatttGGGGAGggttaaagtgatttgtccaaggacaCACAATATTATTAAATGGCAGAATTCAAAAGCGAGATATCTGCTTCCAAACCCAGCTTGATTTCCACTGTGCCAATTAAAACTGCTTTTCTGCAACTgttagcattaaaaataaattatacttcCCCCAAATCCAATATGTTGTTCAATTTATTGATAGTGTTTTGTGTAATGCCTAATAATGCaatattgttttctaaatttttcactGTGTATATAGTCTTTCAGtctattatgtatttaaaaggacTACTCAATATTTCTAATAATGCTAAAAAATGCATCTGAATCAGAAACTGCTGACCTGAataaattttacaattattataaacTGAGAAAATGTTTGGTACTATATACACCCACACtgcttccctcttctcccccatgGTGGATATCCAGACATCTATTTCCATAGATCCATATATGTCCCCAAGATATATGCCTTCTTCCCAATCAGGTACGGTGCTTGGAACATAATAAGAACTGTAAACGAATTTCGTTCTTTTTTACATAAATCACTGTAAATTACCCACGACACTATTACTTAGCCCCAAATAAGTATATTAGTATTAACATTATGTACTCAGAGAAGAACAAAAAGGTATTTGAGTGAGAGGGttcaatttcacaaatatttaatGGTTACTAAGTGCAAAAATCACATTCTGTACCTATAAGAGGCATATGTGACACTGGAGGAATATGAGATGGGTCTTAAGTTTACATATCCATAAAATTAgggggttgaactaaatgacctctgataTACTTTTTAGCTCTacatttataatttcatatatagaGGATGTGTACATTATACCTTATAAAGGTAATctgaagaggaggggaggagtaCCATATTAGAAGACCAGAAAAGGCTAAGGTGGAGGTGTTGGGTGAGTTAAACCGAAAGGGGAGATAATGATTCTTAAAGTAGAAGATAGGAGGATTGGGTTTCCTGAAAAGGATCACTCAAAGTCCAAGTGTTCAAACAAGCTAATTAATaaaaggtaaatataaatatataaaaaatattaaaaaaaaaaaaaaaaggtaaaaaatattccAGGGAGATAACAGGAGGGAAGAAGGGTCCCTGGGATTTCAGGGGTTTCCCACTAAAATTCTGCCAACATCTGCCTTTACAACAGAGTACATCCCATGCAAATGGAGTACATAGGGTAAGAGATCTGGATTTGTCATCAAGGAGCACTGATGGTCGCATATGGCTGGAAGACAATGCATGTTaaggagaaaagtaaaataaggCTAGAAATATTAGTGCCAGCCAACTTGTGGAGAGTCTTAAGctaaaaaatttgtattttgtccTATAAGAGAGAAGGTTGCATACAAGGCTTTTGAGTAGGTAAGTAACATGTTTAGAACCGGGCCTTTGAAAGAATATTatgtatgtttagaagaatttcacacgTTTAACCTATgttagattgcttgttgtctagggtacagggaggtagggaaggagggacaaaaatttggaatacaaggttttgcaggggtgaatgc comes from Sarcophilus harrisii chromosome 5, mSarHar1.11, whole genome shotgun sequence and encodes:
- the MRPS33 gene encoding 28S ribosomal protein S33, mitochondrial, with product MSSLSEYAVRMARLSARIFGEVASPTDSKSIKVVKMFSEQPLAKRKETLTWYPPHNTYFFLMRKLRFFGLYRDEHEDFKEEQRRLKKLRGKGRPNKGEGKRSAKK